CTTCGTAACCCAGCCAGAGTATTTTCAAAGTACTTTTTATGATCAGCGGCTCCGGTTATAAGAAAGTACATCGCTTTGTTTTCAAGTTCGAGATATCGTGCGTAAACGCGATCAATCAATGTTTTCATTTGTGCTGCCATGGAATAAAAATATACCGGCGTAGCCAGTACCAGTACATCTGCGGCTACCATCTTTTCTAAAATTTCTTCCATGTCATCGGTTTGAAAACAAACACCGATATTTTGCTTACAAGCATCACAACCTAGACAATAATTGATTTCTTGATTCCGCAAAGCTATTTTCTCTACGTGGTTTCCTGCTTCCTTCGCTCCTTGTAGAAACTGTTCTCCTAATAGCTCTGAGTTGGCCCCTAGTCGTGGACTTCCTGACAACAAAAGTACGGTCTTATTCATGACATATTCCTCCATCGTTACTAAATGAATTCTAGTTAGCTCTCAATTAGTATTTAATCGAATGTTCGTTTATTTATAATAGCTGAAAAAGGGATGCATTTAGACTTTAATTGCATCCCAGCAAATTTGAAGTATGTCCTTCATGTTTTGCTCTGTAAACTCAAATTCACCCTTAAAATGTCTCTTGGCCAATTCTGACAACGGATTGTGCAGATAGGTCGCCAACAGCATGACATCGCAATTTTTAAGAACCTTCTCTTCTTGGCCTCGTGCAACCAACTCGAAAAATGGTTGAAATAGTTCCATTAGATCCGTAAGATTCAAATTTTTCACCATGGGTGTATTGCTGAACTGTTCTAAGAATAAAAATTCGTCTTTGTTTTCCAAGATGAAAGCAATATAATTTCGGTTTATCAGTTCAAAGCTATCTTTAACCGGCATAGTCGAGCTCAAACCAAAAAAAAGCTTTAAACTCATCTTCTGCTTAACATGCAGATATAGTTTACTTAACATGTCCTCCTTATTGTCAAAATAAACATAAATCGTTGCAGGAGATACATTGGCAAGTTTAGCGACCTTGGACATAGATACATTGGAGAATCCATTTTCATTCAGTAAGTGAATGGTAGCCTGGAAAATTGCTTCGCTTTTCGTTTCATCTTTATGTCTCATGCTCCTATAATAAACGTTCATTCATTTAAAAGTCAATGGTTATTTACAAGGAGTTGATGATGCTTGCTGAATAAGCCGCGCCGAACCCATTGTCAATATTAACGACACTCACACCGCTGGCGCAGCTGTTGAGCATGGAAAGTAAGGCTGCAAGGCCGCCGAAATTGGCACCATAGCCGACGCTGGTCGGAACGGCAATTATAGGCTTAGCTACGAGACCTCCAATTACACTGGCTAACGCGCCTTCCATCCCTGCTACGACAATTACTACCTTTGCGCTGCGAATGGCGTCAAGATGGTCAAAGAGCCGGTGAATGCCGGCTACGCCTACATCCATGATCTTTATTGCTTTATTGCCCAGAATACAGGCTGTTTCAAAGGCTTCTTCCACCACTGCCGCATCGGATGTGCCTGCGGCAACAATGGCAATATAGCTTTCCGTCTTACACGCATCATTTTTCTGGACGGTAATGGTTCGGCCCAAAACATTATAACGCGCTTCTGGACAAACCGCCTGTATGGCTGCATACATTTCGGCATTGGCGCGAGTCGCTAAGATATTGCTTTCTTTCGTATTCATAAATTGAAAGATTGTTTTTACTTGCTCTATTGTTTTTCCTTCGCAGTAGATGACTTCGGGATAACCAACTCGCAATTCGCGATGATTGTCAATTTTGGCAAAGCCCATTTCTGTATAAGGCAAATCTTCCATTGCCTGTAACGCGGTATCTACTTCCATCGTCTGATTTTTAACTTGCTCCAACAAGGTTCGAATTTCTGTTTTATTCATATCCTATTTATCCTCCAGCAAGTACCCTGTTCACGATTGCATATGCCCTAGATACACTCTCAAAACGTTAGGAATGCTTAGCTCTCTATGTCCAATTCCATAACCAATGCGCTCAATAGTCATACTTATCTGGTCTGAGAAGTTGCTGACATTAGCCGCTAAAATGGCTGCACCTGTAGGTGTCGTTGTTTCAAAAGCAACAATACCCGATTTTATGGGGATGTTTTTTAGAATTTCAACCGTAGCCGGAGCGGGTACGGGAATGATTCCATGCGCACATTCCACAAAGCCGCCGCCCACTTGAACCGTAGAAGACATGATTGTATCTACTTGCAAATAGTCCAGGCAGATCGCCGCTCCTACCATATCAACCATGGAATCCACGGCTCCTACTTCGTGGAAGTGGACCTCGTATAACGATTTGCCGTGCACGGCGGCTTCCGCCTCAGCTACGATGCGGAACATATGGAGACTTTTTTCTTTCACCGGCAAGCTTAAGTCACTAGCCTGAATGAAGTCTTCGATGTCTTTTAGATTTCTGTGCTCATGATGATGAGGGCGGCTGTGATGGTGTTGATGTCCATGCTCATCCGCGCCATGAGTTTCTTTTAGCGCTTCTTGCAGCTCCACACGGACCTGCGTCCCTTGAATTCCTTTTTTAAGCTTTTTCTCTATAATTAGTTCATATTCGGCTTGCAGGTTCAGTTTGGACAACTCGTTTAACAAATACTCTTTTTTAACGCCTAGATCGAGGAGCGCTGCTAAATTCATATCTCCGCTAATTCCGCAAAAACAATCATAATATAACACTTTCATGGCAATCATCCCCAGTGGCCTTGTAATGTTGTTTTTTACCTTTTCAATTCGTTTTCCGCTTCCAACACCGACTGTTCGTAGCGGGAAATTTTGAGGTCTAATCGGTCCAATGTTTTTTGCATATCTTCCATTCTTCCTTGCAGCAGTTTGCGCTG
This genomic window from uncultured Anaeromusa sp. contains:
- a CDS encoding flavodoxin family protein codes for the protein MNKTVLLLSGSPRLGANSELLGEQFLQGAKEAGNHVEKIALRNQEINYCLGCDACKQNIGVCFQTDDMEEILEKMVAADVLVLATPVYFYSMAAQMKTLIDRVYARYLELENKAMYFLITGAADHKKYFENTLAGLRSFAACLPQAREEGVIYGLGVSEAGEVKTTYAMQEAYEMGKAI
- a CDS encoding TetR/AcrR family transcriptional regulator: MRHKDETKSEAIFQATIHLLNENGFSNVSMSKVAKLANVSPATIYVYFDNKEDMLSKLYLHVKQKMSLKLFFGLSSTMPVKDSFELINRNYIAFILENKDEFLFLEQFSNTPMVKNLNLTDLMELFQPFFELVARGQEEKVLKNCDVMLLATYLHNPLSELAKRHFKGEFEFTEQNMKDILQICWDAIKV
- the larB gene encoding nickel pincer cofactor biosynthesis protein LarB; translation: MNKTEIRTLLEQVKNQTMEVDTALQAMEDLPYTEMGFAKIDNHRELRVGYPEVIYCEGKTIEQVKTIFQFMNTKESNILATRANAEMYAAIQAVCPEARYNVLGRTITVQKNDACKTESYIAIVAAGTSDAAVVEEAFETACILGNKAIKIMDVGVAGIHRLFDHLDAIRSAKVVIVVAGMEGALASVIGGLVAKPIIAVPTSVGYGANFGGLAALLSMLNSCASGVSVVNIDNGFGAAYSASIINSL
- a CDS encoding LarC family nickel insertion protein; translation: MKVLYYDCFCGISGDMNLAALLDLGVKKEYLLNELSKLNLQAEYELIIEKKLKKGIQGTQVRVELQEALKETHGADEHGHQHHHSRPHHHEHRNLKDIEDFIQASDLSLPVKEKSLHMFRIVAEAEAAVHGKSLYEVHFHEVGAVDSMVDMVGAAICLDYLQVDTIMSSTVQVGGGFVECAHGIIPVPAPATVEILKNIPIKSGIVAFETTTPTGAAILAANVSNFSDQISMTIERIGYGIGHRELSIPNVLRVYLGHMQS